The region TGTGTGGGCGAGGTTGGGTAAGTAGCGGCAGGATGGGTGGCCGCGGCAGAGACAGGGGGCAGAGTGAGTGGCTGCAGCGGCCGGACCCCTCTCATCTCGCTTCTTTTCCCGTAGGTGCCTGGGCTCGCGCACTGCTCCGGGACTACGCGGAGGCTTGCGGGgacgcggcggcggcggcacggGCCCGGCCCGGCCGTGCCGCAGTGTACTTGGGATTGCTGGGCGGCGCGGCGACCTGCTGCGCACTTGCGCCTAGCGAGCAGGCCTTCGAGGAGGCTCTGCTCGATGCGTCGGGGACTCTGCTGCTGCTGGCGCCCGCCACGCGAAACCGCGACTCGGAAGCGTACGTGCAGCAGCTACTTTGGCTGCGGGGCCGCGGACGACTCCGCCACGTGAATCTGGGACTCTGCTCACTGGTGTATGAGGCTCCCTACGACCCCCAGGCCAGCCTTTACCAGGCCCGCTGCCACTATTTGCAGCCTCGTTGGGCGGAGTTCCCAGACCGGATCTTGGACGTGGGCTTCGTGGGTCGTTGGTGGGTACTGGGGGCTCGGATGCGCGACTGCGACATCAACGACGATGAGTTCCTCCACCTGCCTGCACATTTGCGCGTTGTCGGGGCTCATCAGCTGCATTCGGAAGCCAATGAGAGGCTCTTTGATGAGAAGTATCAGCCTGTCGTGCTCACTGACGATCAGGTGGATCAGGCGCTATGGGAGGAGCAGGTCttgcagaaggaaaagaaggacaaGCTGGCCCTGAGCCAGGCCGAGTCTCTGATGGGGAGGGCCCGAAATGAAACCCAGTGAGGCCTGGATCCGGTCCCAGCCCCAAGCCCTGGCAGACTGTTTGCCCGGCACTGTGCAGTTGGTGTGAGTGAGCTTCAAGTGCAGAGTGactgaaataaattatatgtagaGTGTTCTCGCTGGGTTTTCATAAAATCGGGGAGCCTTTCTCCCTCTCACATTTTTCCTAACACTGAAGCTAACTCAGCCTTTTTGGTCTAGGAGTTGGAGAGAGCAAAAGCAGCAAGACCATATAATGTTAATCATTGCCAGAGTTAGTAATTGGCTTTATACCTAAGTAAGCTTTTTTTATTGGGCCTTGTGCCCTCCCGCCCGACTGAGGCATTATATCTAACAGGTAACTCGCAGGCTCTCCTAAAACcattcagatttttgttttaaattttaagctGCAATGTTTATACTCTAATTTTTATGAgtagcatttttgttttaatttactttgaaataattacagTACTAGagtaaactggaaaaataatacaggGCACCCTTTGTACTCTGTCCAGCTTCCCCTAAATGGTAAAACATTTTACATAAGCAGTGCCAAACTAGAGATTGACATTGGTATGACTTTGGATTTTACAGAGAAACTTTTTGCAAAAACAGTATGCTTTTACCATTTGTGTATTAATAGTGATATTAAAGTGAGTTGGAATGATAAAACATTTTCTGACTTGGAAATCTATATGGAATCATACATTCTGGTTATGTTATACTTCAGAAACCTTTAAAACACAGAATGCTATGGAAAGGAACATGTTAGCTGACATTTAACTAGGTTATggtaataatactttaaaaactaaacatgcagAGTGAGACTAACTTTCTCACCTAGATGGCCTGTGGCCAGTTACTAAAGCCAGGAGATGAAACAACCAGCTTTGTTGTGATTTTGTGTTCTTGTGCTTTGCTTCTAAGTTTTGGTACTTAGACCTTTTACTTGTACTATGGGTGTGCTGGACAAATAGCAATTTTTAAATCCTTGTTTTGGGGGCAAAGGAGCATCTGAGCCTACATTTCCATTTTCCTAAGTAAAAAGTGAGGgtcaaaaagttttattttttccaagacaGTGGCAGAGCCATGATTCTAACTGTAACTCCCAGCCCTGTCACTTAATTTTGAAACGTATAGCACCACCTTTGATCCTAACAACATCCTGTCAGAAATTACTAAATACTGTTATCAGTAAACATAAGTAAAACtggaatacagaaataaatgaattctaaaatgcaatgaaaatgatATTAAACTTTAatcatacagggtccagcacaaataatgcccctttttcaTTACAAAGTCAAAAGCATGTAGTTCTGTAATATAATATCCCattcaaacacaccatatgacattttaggtaaaatgttcaaattaaaactataaattattacacctatattattaccctaccaaccacactcaagtaggcgtAACTTCTGCCAGACCCCTGAATACTGTTACCTGTCAAAGGTTCTGGACCTAAAGCCTAATGATTTTGTTCAAGAGAGAGATTAGCCATCTTCAGGGAAGGATTTAAGACACTGGCATCAAAGTGAGACTTGCTTCTTACCATGGTCAAATATTGAAAGAGGACTGTACATCTTCACTAAGTCCATTACTAAGTGCCACTTCTGACTTCCTGCCAGGGTGTGTGTCATGCACACGCCCTGTAGCTGCGAAGCTCAGCAGTGGTTGCCAACAGACTacatgtaaacaacttacaatgTATTCATAGGAAATGAGGGGCTTGGTATAGGCTTGATGTTGGTGTGGCTTTGTCTGGTGGGAGGGTTGACCTTACCCATGGGAGCAGTGCCCTCTCTGGTAGCTCTGGTCTCCCGAGTTTGATGTAAGGAGTGTGAACTGGAGCTGTTAGACTGGACAAGGGAGCAGGTGTTCATGCTCTGCATCTTGGGGCAAACACAGGACAGGTCCAGGTCTCCTTGTTCGCTACTGAGCTCCCAACTCCCCATAGTACTCAGCCAAGTGTGAGCCCCAGCAAATGCTGAAATCCTTAGATGACACCTGAAACttactttattaaccaatgtcaccccagtaaattcaataaaaaataataaagacttgAGTGAGGTACCACACATGCCCACCATGGCTGAGAACTGGTGTGGCCTGGCTGGGGAGTGAGAAGAGAATCAAGGCTGCCTCCCCGTCCATTGGTCAGCCCAGGGAAGAGGACCTCAGGTCTCAGCCCTGGCGGGTGCCAG is a window of Phyllostomus discolor isolate MPI-MPIP mPhyDis1 chromosome 8, mPhyDis1.pri.v3, whole genome shotgun sequence DNA encoding:
- the TIMM29 gene encoding mitochondrial import inner membrane translocase subunit Tim29, with amino-acid sequence MAAAALKRLWSQSRGDAGDSATAKPSVWARLGAWARALLRDYAEACGDAAAAARARPGRAAVYLGLLGGAATCCALAPSEQAFEEALLDASGTLLLLAPATRNRDSEAYVQQLLWLRGRGRLRHVNLGLCSLVYEAPYDPQASLYQARCHYLQPRWAEFPDRILDVGFVGRWWVLGARMRDCDINDDEFLHLPAHLRVVGAHQLHSEANERLFDEKYQPVVLTDDQVDQALWEEQVLQKEKKDKLALSQAESLMGRARNETQ